The following coding sequences are from one Halorubrum sp. BOL3-1 window:
- a CDS encoding undecaprenyl diphosphate synthase family protein: protein MGLYDAYLATRHRLHDAEPPAHVALVLTERDLLVDGAFDTLSSALGWAFEYGAERVTVSVSVLDRAVAPTLVRELRRLDAPAETVVRGPNADRPAAESTDCSPGIGGGADAPVRILVGLGGKAEFAGAVRELASDVAAGEITPEAIEEADVADRLLFPEEPDLVIKTGAERLSDFAIWQSVYAELYFTDVNWRDFRRREYLRAVLDFQDRQRRFGR from the coding sequence GTGGGTCTCTACGACGCGTACCTCGCGACGCGCCACCGCCTCCACGACGCCGAGCCGCCGGCGCACGTCGCGCTCGTCCTCACGGAGCGCGACCTCCTCGTCGACGGCGCGTTCGACACGTTGTCGTCGGCGCTCGGCTGGGCGTTCGAGTACGGGGCGGAGCGTGTCACCGTCTCCGTCTCCGTTCTCGACCGGGCGGTCGCGCCGACTCTGGTCCGGGAGCTGCGTCGGCTCGACGCCCCCGCGGAGACCGTGGTCCGCGGTCCGAACGCTGACCGACCGGCGGCAGAATCGACCGACTGCTCGCCGGGCATCGGCGGTGGGGCGGACGCGCCGGTCCGGATCTTGGTCGGCCTCGGCGGGAAGGCGGAGTTCGCCGGCGCGGTCCGCGAACTGGCGAGCGACGTCGCGGCCGGCGAGATAACGCCCGAAGCTATCGAAGAGGCCGACGTCGCCGACCGCCTGCTGTTCCCCGAGGAACCCGACCTCGTGATCAAGACCGGCGCCGAGCGGCTCTCCGACTTCGCCATCTGGCAGTCGGTGTACGCGGAACTCTACTTCACTGACGTGAACTGGCGGGACTTCCGCAGACGCGAGTACCTCCGCGCGGTCTTGGACTTCCAAGACAGGCAGCGTCGGTTCGGAAGGTGA